A region of Natribaculum luteum DNA encodes the following proteins:
- a CDS encoding methyltransferase domain-containing protein, with protein MNDSLDTRKLEREVKNIYRDVAETPTEEFHFETGRELAERLGYQPAELDRVPTDATASFAGVGYHFDLADVQEGDDVLDLGSGSGTDAFVAALYAGETGSVIGLDMTDEQLEKARALRDEAGMSTVSFERGYVEELPFEDGSFDVVISNGVINLSPNKRRVFEEAGRVLTGDGRLVLSDVISERQLPESIKTDADLWAACIGGAEQIDRYTATIEDAGFELQEVRNNDQYEFTSDQATNACQKYGVKSASLVARVR; from the coding sequence ATGAACGATTCACTCGACACCAGGAAACTCGAGCGGGAGGTCAAGAACATCTACCGGGACGTCGCCGAGACGCCGACCGAGGAGTTTCACTTCGAGACGGGACGCGAGCTGGCAGAACGGCTGGGCTATCAGCCGGCCGAACTCGACCGGGTCCCGACGGACGCCACGGCGTCGTTCGCCGGCGTCGGCTACCACTTCGACCTCGCCGACGTCCAGGAGGGCGACGACGTGCTCGACCTGGGGAGCGGGTCGGGGACGGACGCCTTCGTCGCGGCGCTGTACGCGGGCGAGACCGGGAGCGTGATCGGGCTGGACATGACCGACGAACAGCTCGAGAAGGCCCGGGCGTTGCGAGACGAGGCGGGAATGTCCACCGTCTCCTTCGAGCGAGGGTACGTCGAGGAACTGCCGTTCGAAGACGGGTCGTTCGACGTCGTGATCTCGAACGGCGTCATCAACCTCTCGCCGAACAAGCGGCGGGTGTTCGAAGAGGCCGGTCGCGTGCTCACCGGGGATGGGCGACTCGTCCTCTCGGACGTCATCAGCGAGCGCCAACTGCCAGAGAGCATCAAGACCGACGCGGATCTCTGGGCGGCGTGTATCGGTGGAGCCGAACAGATCGATCGCTACACGGCCACGATCGAAGACGCCGGGTTCGAACTCCAGGAGGTCCGGAACAACGACCAGTACGAGTTCACCTCAGACCAGGCGACGAACGCGTGCCAGAAGTACGGGGTGAAAAGTGCCTCGCTAGTCGCTCGCGTTCGGTGA